Proteins encoded within one genomic window of Manis pentadactyla isolate mManPen7 chromosome 4, mManPen7.hap1, whole genome shotgun sequence:
- the LOC118922872 gene encoding olfactory receptor 1A1-like yields MREDNQSLTLNFILLGVGGPRQQEDFFSILFLFIYPITMIGNLLIILAIHADIRLHNPMYFLLANLSFVDIFFSSVTIPKTLANHILGNKAISFGGCLTQMCFMLALANTDSYILAAMAYDRAVAISRPLHYITIMSPRTCVLLVVGSWVVGNANALPHTLLTASLSFCGNQEVANFYCDLASLLKLSCSNIQFNVKMMYLGAGVFSVPLLCIVISYVQVFSTVLRVPSTKGVLKAFSTCGSHLTVVSLYYGTVMGRYFHSLTSYTLRDIVLTVMYVAVTPMLNPFIYSLRNRDMKAALGKLFSKRTSL; encoded by the coding sequence ATGAGAGAAGACAACCAGTCCCTCACCCTCAACTTCATCCTCCTGGGAGTTGGTGGTCCCCGGCAACAGGAAGATTTCTTCTCCATACTCTTCCTCTTCATTTACCCCATCACAATGATAGGAAACCTGCTCATCATATTGGCCATTCACGCTGACATTCGCCTCCACAACCCCATGTACTTTCTCCTTGCCAACCTCTCCTTTGTTGACATCTTCTTCTCCTCTGTAACCATCCCCAAGACACTGGCCAACCACATCTTAGGCAACAAAGCCATCTCCTTTGGGGGATGCCTGACACAGATGTGTTTCATGTTAGCCTTGGCTAACACAGACAGCTATATCTTGGCTGCAATGGCATATGACCGTGCTGTGGCCATCAGCCGCCCACTTCATTACATAACAATTATGAGCCCAAGGACTTGTGTCCTGCTAGTTGTTGGGTCTTGGGTGGTTGGAAACGCCAATGCCCTCCCCCACACCCTGCTCACAGCTAGTCTGTCTTTCTGTGGAAACCAGGAAGTGGCCAACTTCTACTGTGACCTTGCCTCTTTACTCAAGCTGTCCTGTTCTAACATCCAGTTCAATGTGAAGATGATGTATCTAGGggctggtgttttctctgtgccATTACTATGCATCGTCATctcttatgttcaggtcttttccACAGTCTTAAGGGTTCCATCCACCAAGGGTGTGctcaaggccttctccacctgtgggTCCCACCTCACTGTTGTTTCTTTGTATTATGGGACAGTCATGGGCAGGTATTTCCACTCTCTGACCAGTTACACCCTAAGGGATATAGTGCTCACTGTGATGTATGTTGCGGTGACCCCAATGTTAAATCCTTTCATCTACAGTCTGAGAAACCGAGACATGAAGGCAGCTCTAGGGAAGCTCTTCAGCAAGAGAACATCCTTATAA